The Engraulis encrasicolus isolate BLACKSEA-1 chromosome 3, IST_EnEncr_1.0, whole genome shotgun sequence genome segment CAATAAGCAAGGTCAGATGTAtgattattttgctgttattaactaGAAATTATagcgtaattgcactggaaactgtatgctTATTTTGCTTttattactaaaaacaaacagttattaccataaaattaccaCCTTATCTATAAAGTAAAGTGTTTCAGATTATTCACAGACTTCAGAATTCATATTTCATTCAGTCACATTTCAGAACCCCCGTTATCATAAGACACCAATATAGAAAGCCACCCTCCCATAACCCTCCCAGATGAGACCAACACACTGCATCATCAGTAAATCATTGCCCCTTACCCTTCCACTCTCCAACCCCCCAAAACACATAAAGTACACATACAGTGGTTGCACCCCTGCATTCACTCCTTTCGCATGGTGTTCCACAAGGTTCAGTTTTAGGCCCCCTTCTCTTCGTCATATGCATGATGTGATCAATCCTTCCTTGCATCAACAGGACCCCAGGCAACCCAGACTCGGACTGACCCACTTACTGACCTCCTGACCCAGCCCCAGGTGACGAATGATGAAGGGACCACCCTCGCCTCATCATCCATTGTGCCAAAGACTGAGCCTGAAACTCAACTGCTCCACTTTGTGGCTGAAGTGCAAACCCCAGCACAGCTCCAGCTCCAGGCCCGTCAGCCACAACAACCCCAGCCTCAGCAGGCACAGTTACATGTAtccgcacaggcacaggcacaggcccaCCTGTCATCACAGATCCAGGTCCAGGCTCCATCGGCGCTCCAGGCCCCAGTGCAGCCACAACTGCAGGCCCTGGAGACACAGTTTCAGGCTCTGCAAGCACAGTTCCAGGCCTTCCAGGCACAGCTCCTGGTACAGCCGCCACAACAAGCCCCACCAGCGCAACAGACGCCAGCACCTCTACAGACGCCAGCAGTGCTACAGACCGTAACACCACTACAGACCGTAACCCCACTACAGACCGTAACCCCACTACAGACCGTAACACTTCTACAGACGCCAGGACAGCTACAGACCCCAGCAACGCTACAGATGACAGCATTGCTACAGACGCCAGCACCGGTACAGACTCCAGCACAGCTACAGACCCCAGCACCGGTACAGACGCCAGCACAGCTACAGACGCCAGCACCGGTACAGACTCCAGCACAGCTACAGACCCCAGCACCGGTACAGACGCCAGCACAGCTACAGACGCCATCACTGCTACAGACGCCAATACAGCTCCTGGTACAGCAGCCAGAAACCCTGTCAGCGCAACAGACGCCAGCACTGCTCCACGTCACCACACAGGTGCAGACCCCACAGCCACCATTcacctgtctttttgtttttttgaaattTTAACAGTAACTCAGAGAtatgaacattgtgtgtgtgtgtctgtctgtctgtctgtctgtctgtctgtctgtctgtctgtctgtctttaggaCACCGGTAAGGCAGGAGCTGAAGTCAGTTGGACACCTCATTCTGTGCAGTAAGTACTGCCATACTGCTGTATCCATTCGAATCATGCTTGATTTCAGTGGTTCATATATAGTgggctacatacagtataaataattTGAAATAACCATGTGGTTTTAAAGACCAACACTAGGTGGCAGCGCCCCCATGGGAATGAATGGAACTGAAGAGGCGTGTCTTTTAGACTGTATCATCAACAACTTTGTTTGTAGCACAAAAGTGGTGGAGGCTTCGGAGGTCGAGTGTTATTTTGAATCCTCATTTTGTCAACTACATAGGCAGGTGGTTGCCGCTTTTGGATAAAGTGAATTTACCTCAACTGGCGGCAACCTCTTGTGATACAGTCGATTTGTGGCCACTCACGTGAGTTCCCTGCGAGCATGGCGAAAGCTACCTGAGTGAGAAAGAGGCAAACGACTGTCAAATGTGAAGCTTTAGTGGTTTGTGTTTTTGATATCATTTTGTACTGAAGCTTGCCAAGTTGTGGGTGTTTTGGGGTAATGcccaaataaatgttttaaaattgtATTTGATTGTTATTAATACCCTGTTTGGTAAAACTATCTGTAATCCTAAAACtaccaaaaataaaacaaatacagATGTAAAactaaatgaaatgaaactaaacaaaaataatgataatgataattaaaaaaaaaacattgtaaacttgttgtgctgtgttctTTTGCAGGAGGCTGCACCCTGCTCCAGAAGAACAAAACCCAGCTGAGCCTGATGTCCAGCTAGCGCCATTGGAAGATGACCTGATGGAGGAACAAGAGCCACCTGCTGTGGACGGGATCAAGCAAGAGGCAGAGCCAGAGGGAGCTGACGTCACAGAAGACACACGAGACCCACCTGACGCAGAGGCCAAAGGAGAACAAGAGGGGACGGAGGGCAGGACAGAACCATGTGGGTACAGTATTTGATAGCAAGCAGTCTGTGTCCCAGTAGGGATGCGATTAGTTGCTTGACAAACGATTTATTTATTAGTGGTGCTTTTTTCCCCagatatcagtgtttctcaatgaaATGCCACATTTAAACGAATTTCTACATATATTCTTtccaaaggtgattgaaatgttcccactccCCACAAGTACTTATTAGTCAGGCCCATTTCCCCTTTATCTCTCGCCAGTTGAGTTGGCAATAAattgcaattttgaaaaattgattaatgggtcatttcacgtgaaatcagacactttgggacccgaccgacccggatttcaatcatacttggtgtgccttttcagtagcaaggtagcaccccagaactgcattggtttgaatctgacactaatattaagggagaaacagactaggaaaggttcacatgtgagggtaggacactatacattcagccttgaatatatcagtcagtgttagtcacaaaaagatgcctgtggtgttgtttgaaagctcttttctggctctacatattacacagtcaccttggaatacaactactctcagaatatgaattatgataaattgaaaaattaaaaattgaatatctaaaaaacttatattttaaaatggccagttccttgtccaaacgtagccggcaatgtcatgagcagcacctaaaatgctggtgttcggtttgttattcatttcagagagaagttgactcacaaatatggcatcatacagaccacttactaataatatggtaataccatagtagcatcacatgacaaaacaaaaacaaaacaaaaatggtcagtgtccatggtcccaggtttcagaaactaaggcagatgtccatttatacacaccaaatgaagatatgtgaatgtttgaacattccttctctgtgtacctgtgccatcttccctttaccgtactttaaagagataatcaatggctacactctcattttgtactctaccagtgcatttgaagcagcagctgtgtcttttgtagataatgtataagtacgtcccgttgcagttacaggttccactaccagaagcacatcctgatgatccatgacaagtctatctggtctgaagggaaaagtgaaggatggagatggcccatgaggatgcaggaagttcagtttcacctctccagtggtcggcatacattcctcagcacatgctagccaccagttgccatcatatacagctacaatataccctttgatgcttgaaaatgtaacacattcctttactgagctcactctttcaactctgccttctctgaatgctgaaaatggcctaacttccactgtgtccattgacaatgggcagaagctgtgtagtttttgagtacctggaatagttcttgcagattcaaaccttttcaacaggttctcagcttcatgatggtacatctctgttgtggcaaactggcaatggatgttcttgacattatccttgacaaattcaaacagttggtatggcgttacaatttaattgtcaataggacgttgcagacttgctcgtgcagcaagccatttaactgtccctccaacgccatcacatggacctttgccatgtgatgtggcaaaaaagtgccactctgcaggtatgtgaaaatctgcctcgtggtggcacaaatttgttgtgtttttaaggttcttatattgtgcagcacagccatcagaaaaaatataggatcttctttggacgttctgtcattgatgaagtgtcactgaggaactgaattaggagcttctgaaacagatgtacagcaattgtatcatgaatgttgcagtctgaaataacaacaaaacataatttttttcccagtttcaactgatcttggtagtagcatacaaatggatggattgtggcctgcactggttgttccagtgaaatgattgaatagcatcttgaattacaaaactatagttttaaaaacgttcctggttcaagggagtcagtcaaggataatgtcaagaacatccattgccagtttgccacaacagagatgtaccatcatgaagctgagaacctgttgaa includes the following:
- the LOC134445410 gene encoding AP2-associated protein kinase 1-like, producing the protein MTKRKFRPCPACKAMNQANRKSCVACYTILSNKRNIQERRERITDEWAVNVTNNRNTSRIVSSAQILVQKLAVLGYTPILFLRGGRKRNSCWVADVTSGIPLSEELRPYVEAMKQAYGCILNKQGPQATQTRTDPLTDLLTQPQVTNDEGTTLASSSIVPKTEPETQLLHFVAEVQTPAQLQLQARQPQQPQPQQAQLHVSAQAQAQAHLSSQIQVQAPSALQAPVQPQLQALETQFQALQAQFQAFQAQLLVQPPQQAPPAQQTPAPLQTPAVLQTVTPLQTVTPLQTVTPLQTVTLLQTPGQLQTPATLQMTALLQTPAPVQTPAQLQTPAPVQTPAQLQTPAPVQTPAQLQTPAPVQTPAQLQTPSLLQTPIQLLVQQPETLSAQQTPALLHVTTQDTGKAGAEVSWTPHSVQRLHPAPEEQNPAEPDVQLAPLEDDLMEEQEPPAVDGIKQEAEPEGADVTEDTRDPPDAEAKGEQEGTEGRTEPWAVLNSRLLSIEDRLAEIESKNSAEDTTPTKRRRLCNP